In Hyalangium gracile, the genomic window GGCGAAGGTGGTCTACTGGAGCGGCTCGGACAAGTACGAGTGCAACGCCATCAAGAGCGCCACCAGCGTGGACGAGGGCAAGTTCTCCCTCACCCAGCAGGAGGGCAGCGTCATCTCCATGCGCGCCATCATCGCCCCCTTCGAGATGCGCCGGGGCGACGGCACGACGTACACGCCGCCGCTGGGCTGGTACAAGGGGCTGCTGCTCAACTACGTGGACGCCGGCCAGGTGCCAGTGGAGACCGTCCAGGACAACCCGGAATCCGAGCCCTACCAGGTCCTGGCCCCGATGGACGGCGTGCTGGTGCACCCCTCCGGCACGGGCACCTCGCAGGCGACGGCCAACAACGTGCTGGTGCTGCGCGCGCGGCCCGGCGAGCAGGGCTGGTCCCCGGTGGTGAAGCTGCGTGAGTTCCGGGCCACCGCGCCGAACTCGCCCTCCTTCTACAAGAGCCTCTGCTACGACCCGCCCTGCGCCACGAACGCCGTGGACATGACCAAGGCCACCACCTACGCCGGCACGCTCTACCTCACCACGGGTGCGCCGTGAGCTCCTCCCCTTCTTCCCGCGAGATTGGCCCCATGAAGAACTCCCTCCTGACTCTCGGCGGCCGGGCGCTGGTCCTGGCGCTGCTGGCGATCACCTTCCTGCCCGTGTCCGCGCTGGCGGCGGGCGAGAACTACGGCCAGGTGGCTGGCTACGTGTATGACCCGACGGGCGCCCCGATCGCCGAGGTGCCGCTGACCCTCTCCGGCCCGGCGCTGCAGCAGCCCCAGACGACCACCAGCGGCGAGGACGGCCGCTTCGAGTTCGCGCTGGCCCCCCCGGGCGAGAACTACACGCTCGAGGTGAAGGTGGAGGGCTTCGCCCCCATCAAGAAGACGGGCATCATCGTGCTGCTCGGCCGGACCTCGCCGGTGGACGTGAAGCTGGAGGTGCTCACCGAGACGCAGGCGGTGGCCACCTACGAGATCGTCACCCAGGTCAACCCGCTCATCAACCCGGACTCGGCGCAGACGGGCGCGGTGCTGACCGCGGAGAAGGTCGCCTCGACGCCGGTGTTCACCCAGGTGCAGGCCATTCCCCAGCTCGTCGCGGGCGTGGGCCCGGGCAACGCGCCCAGCAGCCGCGGCGGTCTGTCGCGCTACGGCAAGAGCTTCGTGGACGGCATGGACACCACGGACGTCACGGACGGCAGCATCACCGCGCCGCTCAACTTCTACGCCGTGGAGAACTTCGAGGTCATCACCGGCGGCATGGACGCCCAGTACAACAGCCTGGGCATGATCGAGAACGTCGTCACCAAGAGCGGCTCCAACGAGTTCACCTATGACGTGACGATGGTGCTGTCGCCGGCCTGGGCCAACGCCAAGGGCTTCTCGGCCTCCAACCAGAGCCCCGCGGTGGGCTCCTTCACGCAGAACACCACCCCCCAGTCGGAGACGAGCTTCTACAGCCCGCTGGTGTCCGTCGGCGGTCCCATCATCAAGAACCGGCTCTGGTTCTACGCCAGCGGTCAGTGGAACCTGTCTCACCAGGAGACGCCCATCACCCTGCCGGGCGAGGCGCTGGAGAACCGTCCCAAGGACACCGACACGCGGCTGGCCCGCCTGAAGCTGACCTACCAGCCCACGGACAAGGACCGCATCTCCGTGGCGTTCAACTACGACCGCAACCAGATCGACAACAACAACTCCAATTCCAGCACGGCGCTGGACGCGGAGTCGAACATCGACCGCGGCGGCTTCTTCCTCATCGCCAACTACGACCGGACCATCACCGAGAACATGCTCTTCCAGCTCTCGGCGGGCACCACCTACAAGAGCGCGCACTTCGGTCCCCAGAGCGGGGATGAGAATGCCATCTCGCACAACGACGGCAGCGTCACGCGCTTCAGCCCGGGCGGCCTGAACGGCAAGGTGAGCAACCTGCAGGACGAGAGCAAGCGGCGCTTCCAGTTCGACCCGACGCTGACCTTCAAGATGGACAAGCACCAGATGAAGGGCGGCCTGCAGTTTGGCTACCTCACGGGCGACATCACCCAGAGCGTCACCGGCAACCAGCGCTACCAGGACCGCAACGGCATCTGCGACCCGGAAGACCCGACTACCTTCCAGTTCTGCCAGACGCGCACCGACTTCTACGATCTCAACGGCGAGCAGAAGCCGCTGACCACGGACGCCTCGGTGATGACGCTGGGCGCGTTCCTCCAGGACCGCTTCACGATCAACCGCTACCTGACGGTGGTGGGCGGTCTGCGCTTCGACGCGGGCCGGCTGTACTCGGACGATGGCCAGTTCATCACCAACCTGACCGGCTTCGGGCCCCGCCTGTCCGGCACGTACGACGTGTTCGGCGACCGGAACACCCTGATCACCGCGTTCTACGGCCGCTCCAACGACATCGGCGACGTGTTCGTCGCCCAGAGTGCCAACCCGGAGCTGGCGCAGGTGACGGCCTCGTGGACGGGGACTGCCTTCGCGGAGTGCGCGCCGTTCGTCGCGGCGACTGGCTGCAGGAACGCGGGAGGCGCCACCGGCCGCGTCTTCGACAAGGATGCCAAGACGCCGCACGTGGACGAGCTGAGCTTCGGCCTGCGCCAGGCCGTGGGCGACAAGGCCGCGGTGGGCGCGGACTTCACCTACCGCAAGTACTCCAACATGTGGGTGGACGAGGAGATCAACCAGCTCTGGGATCCTTCCGGCACGCGCATCATCGGCTACGTCGACCCGTCGCAGCCGCAGGCCATCGTGAAGCTCACCACGCCGGACGACGCGTGGCGTGACTACAGGGGCATGGACCTGTGGGTGCAGGGCAAGGCGGGCGCGTGGGACCTGCTGGCCAACTACACGCTGGCCTTCGCCAATGGCACGGTGGGCAACTACTTCGACGGCTATGGTGACAACCCGCGCATGAAGTCGTTCTTCAAGGGCCCGAACCCGGACGACATCCGCCACACCATCAAGGG contains:
- a CDS encoding TonB-dependent receptor, with protein sequence MKNSLLTLGGRALVLALLAITFLPVSALAAGENYGQVAGYVYDPTGAPIAEVPLTLSGPALQQPQTTTSGEDGRFEFALAPPGENYTLEVKVEGFAPIKKTGIIVLLGRTSPVDVKLEVLTETQAVATYEIVTQVNPLINPDSAQTGAVLTAEKVASTPVFTQVQAIPQLVAGVGPGNAPSSRGGLSRYGKSFVDGMDTTDVTDGSITAPLNFYAVENFEVITGGMDAQYNSLGMIENVVTKSGSNEFTYDVTMVLSPAWANAKGFSASNQSPAVGSFTQNTTPQSETSFYSPLVSVGGPIIKNRLWFYASGQWNLSHQETPITLPGEALENRPKDTDTRLARLKLTYQPTDKDRISVAFNYDRNQIDNNNSNSSTALDAESNIDRGGFFLIANYDRTITENMLFQLSAGTTYKSAHFGPQSGDENAISHNDGSVTRFSPGGLNGKVSNLQDESKRRFQFDPTLTFKMDKHQMKGGLQFGYLTGDITQSVTGNQRYQDRNGICDPEDPTTFQFCQTRTDFYDLNGEQKPLTTDASVMTLGAFLQDRFTINRYLTVVGGLRFDAGRLYSDDGQFITNLTGFGPRLSGTYDVFGDRNTLITAFYGRSNDIGDVFVAQSANPELAQVTASWTGTAFAECAPFVAATGCRNAGGATGRVFDKDAKTPHVDELSFGLRQAVGDKAAVGADFTYRKYSNMWVDEEINQLWDPSGTRIIGYVDPSQPQAIVKLTTPDDAWRDYRGMDLWVQGKAGAWDLLANYTLAFANGTVGNYFDGYGDNPRMKSFFKGPNPDDIRHTIKGSIGYVTDFGLDFGFRFRYLTGTPLWMTMQNPTPNNGSLYRSPRGTGYTVNANTGRADLNEPSNVAILRNPDQFIIDAQARYDVGRPLGLKQKLELTFLVVNLLNNTDATALNQTYNTANQQYGSVFSRSRPLQAELLLRFRN